CCACTATGTTCATCTGTAATGATTTTCTTGCGACCAGCTATTTCTACCTGAACTTGCGGAGGAATAGTAAAGAATGATCCTCCTGAAGCACCACGCTCAATAGCAACTATAGCAAGGCCATTACGTACGTTTGAACGTATGCGGTTGTAGGCTTTTACAAGACGCTCATCTATAGAATTTTCAAATGCTTCACTTTGAGATAAAAGCGCTTGTTCTTCTTTTTCAGTTTCTGCTAAAATTGCATCAAGTTCTTGTTTTTTATGTTTTAAGTGCTTTTGGCGCTCTCCAACACGTTCTTTAGTCTGATCAATAACAGCATTTTTTTGCTCAATTTGAGCACGGTATTCTCTAATATTTTTTTCAGCTAATTGAATTTCTAATTCTTGAAATTCAATCTCTTTGCTTAAAGAATTGTATTCTCTGTTATTGCGCACATTCTTTTGCTGCTCAGTATATTTCTTAATTGAAGCTTTTGATTCATCAATAAGAATTTTCTTAGCTTTAATCTGATCGTCGATTAAACCAAGTTCACCTCCTAGTTTTTCCAGTCGGGTATTTAATCCTGCAACTTCATCTTCAAGATCTTCTACTTCTAAAGGAAGCTCACCACGCACATTGCGAATGGTATCAACACGAGAATGTATCAGTTGCAAATCATATAATGCTCTGAGTTTTTCTTCAACGGTAGCTTCGGTCTTTTTTGCCATATTATAAATACTTAATAGGATTGGTGTTTTCGTCTTCTAAAACGACTGCAAAATTAGTAAATTTTTTCGTAAGAAAGTCAGTAAGAATATTTTTTGTGAATTGCTCACTTTCATAGTGACCTATATCTACCAGTATAAGTTTATTTTCAGCTTGATAAAACTGATGGTATTTTAAATCTGCGGTGATCAAAGCGTCTGCTCCAGAGCTAATTGCAGCATCTATGGCAAAACTTCCGCTTCCGCCTAAAACAGCTACTTTTTTAATAGGTTTGTCGAGCAGCATCGAGTGGCGTACCCCTTTTGCATTGAAGTTTTTTGAGACTAATTGTAAAAAAGGCAATGCATTCATCGCTTCAGGAAGTTCGCCAAGCATTCCCATTCCTATATTTTGATTTATATTATCTAGCGTGGTGACTTCATAAGCAACTTCCTCATAAGAATGTGCATTAAAAAGGGTCTGGAGTATTTTTGATTCTAAACGCGCCTCAAAAGTTACGTGAAGTTGAATTTCATTCTCTTTTTGAAACTCACCACGATTACCCTTTGTAGGATTGCTATTTGCATTACCTGTAAACGTACCAACCCCTGATGTATTAAAACTACAGGAATCATAATTGCCAATATTGCCTGCGCCGGCATTAAACAATGCATTACGTACGTGTTCAATTTCCGCTTCGGGGACATAAGTTGTAAGTTTTTTAATAACCCCTTTTTTAGGAATAAGAATTTTTCTATTAATAAGATTTAAAGCGTCACACATACCTTTACTAACGCCGTGGGGCATATTATCTAAAGCTGTGTGAATCGCATAAATAGCGATATCATTTTTTATAGCTTTTAAAACTACACGCTCCACATAATTTTTACCCGTTATTTTTTTTAGTCCGCTAAAAACAATAGGATGAAAACTTACAATAAAGTTGCAATTTTTAGCAATTGCAGTATCTACCGTTTTTTCAAGGGTATCTAGGGCCACTAAAATACCACTAACTTCTTTATTCTTATCTCCTAGAAGGAGTCCTACATTGTCAAAATCTTCGGCATAAGCCAGAGGTGCAAACTCTTCTAAGGCTTTAATAACTTCGTTAATTATCATAATATATTAAACTGTAAATTCTTTTTAAGATGTTATGCTGAAAGTAGTTTGTTAAACAAACAATTCTGCGGAAAAATCACAGAGTGATTCAGCCTGTGGTGCGTAAATATAAAAATTATAACTTCGAGCCTGTGAAGAACGCTCGTAAAATACTCTGGCCTTTTGCTATCCCCTATGATGGGGTGACGCGTTTGCGGAATTATCTTTTTGACCAGTCTTTTTTTGATTCTTATTCCTATGATTTTCCTGTAATAGGTATAGGTAATCTATCTACTGGTGGCACCGGAAAATCTCCAATGACAGAGTATGTTGTTTCTCTATTGAAAGATACCTACTGTACAGCCACACTTAGCAGAGGATATGGTAGGGATACTAAAGGATATCTTGAGGTGACTCCAGATTTGCAAGCTAGCGATACGGGAGACGAACCTTTGCAATTTGCCAGAAAGTTTAGAGATGTGCGTGTTGCTGTTTGTGAAGACCGTGTTGTAGGTATTTCAAAATTACGAGATTCATTACCACAACCTGAATTAATTGTCTTAGATGACGTGTATCAACACCGAAAGGTAAAGCCGGGTTTGCTTATTTTGCTTACCGCCTTTGATGATTTATTTTACAATGATTTTGTTTTACCTGCAGGAAATTTAAGAGAAAGCAGGCAAGGAGCAGATAGAGCAGATTGTGTTGTGGTGACTAAATGTCCTCAAAATTTGTCAATTGAAAAGCAACAGGAAATACAAAAGAAGATATCAATATATACTGATGCTACCGTTTATTTTGCAACTATAAACTACGGAAAGCCACAATCTAAAACAGGTGTTGTAAGGTGGGATGTGTTTAATAAAAAACAAATAACAGTAGTTACGGGTATTGCTAAACCTAAACCTTTTTTGAAGTATTTAGATAAGGAGTACTTAAGCTACACCCATCTTCAATTTGCAGACCATCATAATTTTTCTGATGACGAACTCAAAAAACTTGATGAGTATCCTGTTATTCTTACTACCGAAAAGGATTTTGTGCGACTTAATGGAAAACTGAATAAAGCAGCTCTATTTTACATCCCCATTACTTTTAATTTTCATAGAAATACGGAAGAATTTAATCGTCTTATTCTAAACTTCGCACAATCAAATTCAGTTAGAGAATAACATTTTTACGCTTTAATGCATTGTGTATTTTAGAGAAGAATTCTTCAATTTTATAAGGCTTCGGAATGATGTCATTAAATCCTGCAAGATAGAAATCGTCTATATTTTCATCTATAGTTACAGCGGTTAAGGCGAGAATAGGAAGGTCTTTATTAAACTCTCTAATTTTTTCGGTTGCTTCTATACCGCTAATTCCCGGCATATGAATATCCATAAGAACAAGGTCATAAGTTTCAAATCTTACTTTTTCTATGGCAATCTCTCCGTTATCTGCAACATCACATTCCATAAAATTCTTTTCTAAGATTTTACGGGTGATCATTTGATTAATTTTATTGTCTTCTACAACGAGGATTTTTCTTCCTTTTAAAGATTCATAATCAATCTCGTATACGCGTTCTTCGGGTTCTTTGTCTTTACTCAATGGTAGGGCATATTTAATATCAAAGAAAAATTTTGATCCTTTTCCGAGTGTACTTTCCAGTTCTATTTTACTCTTCTGTAAGTTTAATAATCGTTTTACGATAGAGAGACCTAAGCCAGTACCACCAAATTTTCTGTTAATTTGAACAGAACCCTGTGTGAAGTTCTGAAAAATATCTTTCTGTTTTTTCTTGCTGATTCCTTCACCCGTATCCTCAATTTCAAAATGAAGATAGGTTTGAGTTTCATTTTTACTTATTTGATTAATTCTAACAAAAATGCTGCCATCACGGGTAAATTTATTTCCGTTCCCTATAAGATTTATTAGAATTTGAGACATCATAAGTGGATCACCTACAATTTGTTCTGGTATAGCATTGTCATATTCTAATATGAGTTTATTACCTTTTTCCTGAGCAGATCGTTCTAGCGCAAAAAGCACATCGTCTACACGTTTGCGCAGATTAAAAGTTGCCTTTTCTACTTCTACCTTATCTGCTTCGAGTTTGTTAAGATCAAGAATGTTATTAATAAGTGAGAGTAAATATTCACCAGAAAATTTTAAAGAATCCAGGTGTTTCTTTTGCTCAGCTGTAGGATTTTCACTTAATAACAAATGAGTTAACCCTGTCACCGCATACATAGGTGTACGCAGCTCGTGTGTAATTGTAGATAAAAATTGCGCTTTTACAACAGAAGCTTTTTCTGCATTTTCTTTAGCTATAATTAATTCTGCATTTTTAGCTTGTAGCAACTCGTTTGCTTTTGCTCTTAGATTGTTGTTTTTATAAAGCGATAGCGCTAGAAGACACAGTATCGTAAATAGAGCAATAATTAGAACTGTGGTGATTTTATTGGCTTGTACCAGCCTTGCAGGATTATAATCTGCCGGGTCAATCTCAGATAAAAGCGCATTGCGTATGGTTAATGCCTTTGTATTAGAGCCGTTGTCACCAAAGTAGGTTTGACGTTTTTGATTGTATGTATTAAGATAGGTAAATGCCTTCTCGTAATCTTTAGAATTACTGTAAATAGTACTTAATAGAGCTAAAGCATCTAACTCTATCTGCGGAAAATTATTACTTATGCTTAACTCGTGTGCTTTTTTAGCATAATCTAAACTCTTCTCTGTAGATAACAGGCTTTCATATGCCCGTGAACTTTGAATATAGATACGAGCAATTACAAAATAATTTTTTTTCTTTTGATCAAGAAGCAATGCCAGTGCATTCTCATATTTAGGTAATGCTTCTTCCGGTTTTTTCAATTCTTGCAAGATGTTACCGTGATAGAGGTAGGCTGAAGCCAGATCATCTGTAACCCCTTTATCGCGAGAACCTATTAATATCGTTTCTGCCTGTTCCAAAAAAGGTAACGCACGCTGTGAATCGTTAGTTTTGATTAAAATTTGAGAATAATATAAGTAATCCTTACCTAACTGATCTGTCTCTTTAAGTTCTTGATGAGTAATGATGGCATCCCTGATTTCAATATTAGCCTTATCAAACTCACCTTGTTTTAAATATACATTACTAAGAAGTTGACTGGCAGTAGCAGCTCTACTTTTATTGTCAATTTTTTGAGCAAGATATCGTGCTTCTTCAAGTTTTTTTACAGATTCTGTAAAATTTGAAGCTCCAATTAGATTTACAGCATCTATAATGAGAGAGTCAATTTTAATGTTGCGCTCATTTTCATTATTACCTGGTCTTTGACCAAAGGAAATAAGAGAGAATAACAAAAAGATGACAACTAGTCTTTTGTCAAAAAACATTTTTTTCTTCATTGAGCTACTAATATAGGCACTTTGCCAAAATTAGGAACGATCTTTTAAGATTTTCGTGAGATTTTAATAATTAAATCTATGATTCGGGCAGAGTAGCCGGTCTCGTTATCGTACCAACCTATTAATTTGACTAAATTACCAATTACGGAAGTCATTTGTGAATCAAGAATGCAGGAATTTTCGTTACCTACAATATCTATAGAGACTAAAGGCACCGTTGTATATTCTAAAATGCCTTTCAAATACGTTTCTGAAGCTTTTTTAAATGCTTCATTTATTTCTTCGATAGTTGTATCTCGAGCGACATTTAAAGTGACATCTGTTAATGAACCGTTAGGAACCGGTACTCGTATACCACATCCTCCAATTACATTAGAAAGTTCTGGAAAAATCTTAGTAAGCGCTTTTGCAGCTCCCGTTGTTGTGGGTACGATAGATAGTCCTGCAGCACGAGCTCTTCTTAAATCTGGGTGAGGTTGATCGTGTAAACTTTGATCTGTTGTATAGGAATGTACTGTGGTAATATATGCTTGTTTAACACCACATAGATCGTTTACTACTTTAATCATAGGAGCAGCATTGTTAGTGGTGCAACTCGCATTAGAAATAATTAATTCGTCTCCCGTAATTAGGTTGTCATTTACACCTAAAACAATAGTTTTAATACGGTCATCTGCTGCCGGGACGCTTAGAATAACTTTAGGTGCACCCGCTTTTAGATGACCTTCAAGTAAATCGTAAGTTTTAAACTTGCCCGTACTCTCAACTACAAGGTCAAGATTATGCGATAACCAGGGGATATTTTTAGGCTCACTAAATTGATAAAGACTAATTTCTTTATTATCAACCCTTAATTTTCCACTAGAAAATGAAATGTCTTTTTTAAAAATTCCGTGGATACTATCATATTTTAATAAATGCGCAAGTGTGGCGCCATCTGCACGGTCATTTATTGCAATAACCTCTATCAACGGGTGATCGTATAACAAACGAAACAGTCTTCGGCCAATGCGGCCAAATCCATTAATTCCAATTTTAATTTTAGACATTACGTATGGGGACTAAAGAAGGTGTTTTTGAGCTTTATATGAAGAGCGCACTAGAGCCCCGCTTTCTACGTGTCTAAAGCCCATTTCTAGACCCAGCACTTCATATTTTTTAAATTGATCTGGAGTAATAAATTGCTTAACAGGTAAGTGTTTTTTAGAGGGTTGAAGGTATTGACCTATTGTTACAATATCCACATTTGCGCTTCTAAGATCACGCATAACCTGTAAAACTTCCTCTTCGGTTTCACCTAAACCAAGCATAATGCCAGACTTGGTGCGTCTAATACCGTTATCTTTCAAATATTTTAAAACTCCCAGGCTACGCTCATATTGCGCCTGTATACGCACTTCACGAGTAAGACGTTTTACAGTTTCCATATTGTGAGATACCACTTCTGGAGAAACTTCAATAATACGGTCTATATTTCGCTCATTTCCCTGAAAATCTGGTATTAGAGTTTCTAAAGTAGTATTTGGGTTCATACGACGAATTGCTTTTACCGTTTCTGCCCACATAATAGAACCCATATCTTTTAAGTCATCACGATCAACAGAAGTAATAACCGCATGCTTAATATTCATTAGCTTAATAGAACGTGCAACTTTTTCTGGTTCTTCCCAGTCTAAAGTATCTGGTCTTCCGGTTTTAACTCCGCAAAATCCACAAGAACGCGTACATACATTGCCTAAAATCATAAATGTAGCCGTCCCTTCACTCCAGCATTCTCCCATATTAGGACAACTGCCCGAAGTGCAAATTGTATGTAAATCGTATTTATCTACAAGACTTCTAAGTTCTGTATATTTTTTACCTGTAGGTAATTTTACCCGTAGCCACTTCGGTTTAGGAGTTCTTACAGGTGCTGCAATCGTTTCAGTAATCATGCCATTTTTTTTGCTGTTGTAAAGATACAAACTGTAGGTGAATTATGAACTTATCTCTGATTTTGTAGCGCTTTTTGAATTGCTTTTTATTGCGTGTTAAGATTGTGTTTAGATAAGTAGTTAAAATTATAGCAATTAGTAATTTATTGTGAATAATAAATAAAGAATCGAAATACTTTTACACTGGTAATTAAACTTAAAAACACTCATATGAAACGATTTACACTTCCTTTTTTGATTATAGCACTTATAACAGGGATTTACGGTTTTGGGGGTTTTAATCTATGGGCTACCGAGGCAGCACGCGTATTATTCTTAATATCTGCAGATTTATTTGTTGTTTCGCTTTTTGCTAAATTTCTATTTAAAAATAATCAGGATCAAATTGCCCAACGGGTAAAATCATAGAATTAACGATACTTTCATTCCTAAATATAAAAACTGCCCATACAAGGCAGTTTTTTTTATTCTTAATTTGTAGCATAATAATTGTAGTTATTTTAGAAAAAACCTATGCGTAAATTTTTATCGTTAGTTATAGTATCTATTTTATTTTCTTCTCTTTCATTTGCTCAAAACCAGACCTTAACAAAAGGTATGGTAAGTGAGATTGAAGTTACAACAGATAGCACTTCTTTAAATTATTCTATTTATATACCGCAAAATTTTATAGCGACTAAGCCTGTTAAAGGCTTATTCATTTTTGATCCTAATGGTGATGGTATGCGTGCTTCCCGGTTATTTGTCTCTGCTATTGCAGGAGAAGACTATGTAGTGGTCTCAAATAATTTTAAGATGAGTAATAATTTAGATAGTCTTGATTACAATGCAAATAATGCCATAACCATAATGCGCGATGTCTTTGCAAAAGTTGCGCTAGAACCTTCACAGATTTATATTGCCGGATTAGGAGCTGGGGCAAAAGCAACAAGTGCCTTATCGTATTTGCTTAAAAATACAGCAGGTATTCTTTTAGTAGATGATGTATATTTTGCAGATCAATATATTGCGCAGGCGCGAAAAAATAATGTTATAGGAGTAGTGGGGAAGTCTTCACCTAACTATTACCAAATGGCAGATTATTTTAGAATGATGAAAAGTTTTAATTCTTCAAATGAGTTGTATACGTATTCAAATTCTGGAGAATGGCCAGGAGCAAGTTTTATAGGGGTTTTATTGAATAGATTAAATCATATTCAAGCAGATAATATTAATCTAAAGATTTCTGATACACTATGGGAAAAGCGGTACCAAAATGATCTAAACGGACTAAAAAGTCTGGTATTGAATAAAGAATATTTGACTGCTTATGATCTTAGTTTGGACTTAAAAAGAGATTATCGCAGAAAGGTAGATCTTGATGCAATTAAGAATTTTTATAAAAGTCTTAGAAATACAGAATCTTATAAAACTGCTAAGCGATTAGACAGATCTGGTAATTTAGAGGAGTTGTTACTGTTAGATGACATTGAATATTTTTTAGAATCTGATATTGTTGCAGCGAATTTTGAGAATCTTGGCTATTGGGATAGTCGAATTAATGAATTTAAAAATGCATCAAATGACTCGGATAAACCTAATGAACAAAAAGTAGCAAAACGCATGTTAGGCTATATAGATTACACTGTTGAAGATTTTCTGACATTAAATAAAGTGTCTCTTTTAGCGCAACGTATTTTTGGAAACGTATTAATGACCATGCTTGATAGTAAAGATTATCAGGCTTATCTTAATATTATAAGTTTATCTGCACAAGATAATGACGATAACACTGCCTATTTTTATTTAGAAGAATTATTAAAGCAGGGGTTTGCAGATTACGATGCGCTTTACGAAATTCCGCAAACGACAACATTAAAAATAAAGCCCGTTTATAATCAACTAATTAAATCTTATTTAGGGAAAGCTAAATTTTAGATAAGTCAAGAGTTTGATTTTTTTCTTTCGCAAGTATGTTTTTTACATATAGTAGAAGTACTAATGCAAGTAATGTAACACCTCCCATAAATAACCACGTGCTGTCATAACCAAATTTGTTTACCAGCTGCATACCTGTATTGTGGCCAAATATATGAGATAATGAAAATGACATACTGTACAATCCCATATACGCTCCTTGTCTACCTAATTTAGCCCTGCGTAATGCCAAAGCATTGCCAAACGGAAATGCAATCATTTCCCCTAAAGTGGCAACGATCATTCCTAATATTAAAGTGCTGTTATAACCATTAACAAAGAAAAAACCAAAACTAATACCGGTAAGCAGCAAACCACCTATCACGCTAGATATTTGAGACCAGCCTCTGCGTTCTGCAAATGCAATTAAAGGCATTTCAAACAGAAAAATAACAAGACCATTTAACCCAAGTAGTAAGCCTATTTGAGATTCAGAAAGCCCTTTTATCTCTTTATAAAATAGAGGAACCGTTGAAAAATATTGTACAAATACGACCCCAAATAGTGCAAGAGCTATCAAAAAAATGAGGTACAGCCTATCTTTATATGGAGAAAGCGGATTTTCTATTAATTTTTCCTCATCGGTAACTTTAGCTTTTTTAGGATTTAATGTTTTTATAAGTATAAAGCCTGCAAGAATGCAGGTTACACCATCTACCCAGAATAATCCGTAATAGCCTATTCCTGCAATTATGAGTCCGCCAATGGCAGGGCCTGCAGAAAAGCCCAGATTTATGGCAAGGCGAATTAGAGTTAACGAGCGAGTTTTATTTTCGGGTTTACTATAAGCACTTAGTGCTACAAAAAATGCGGGTCTTGATAGGTCTGCAATTGCAATTAAGATAAAAAAGCCAAAGCATATTGCCCAAAACCCGGTTATAAACTGAAGACAGAAGAAACCCAGTCCTGTACCTACAAGACTTAACAATATAGTTTTATAAAACCCTATTTTGTCAGAAAGGAGACCTCCTAACCACGACCCTGCAAGTGAACCAAATCCAAAACAGGTCATCACCCAGCCTACATCAGATAAGCTAAACTGCAAGTCATCTTTAAGGTAAAGCGATAAAAAAGGAATCACCATTGCACCTGCACGATTAACCAGGGTAATGAGTGCAAGCCACCATACTTCTTTTGAAAGTCCTTTAAAGGTGTTGAGGTATGAAGAAAACAGACTAAACATAAAAAATAAGCATAAAAAAAGTCTGGCGTTTTAGAGGCCAGACTTTCGTGTTTATAATAGAATAACTTGTATAGTTAACACAAAATATCAGGCAGGGTCAATAAGACCTCAATTGTGCGTGAATAATGTGTGTTGTAATTTTTCATAATCATTATTCCATTTGTGGAATATTCTATTTAAAATACTTTTGAAAGTAGTTTTAATTTCAAGAATAAAACTAATTCAATTGCTTTAATAAATACTAAAAAGAGCTGAAAAAATTTCAGTTTTAAAGATTAAAGAAGTTTTGAAAGTCAGATTCGTATAAAAACTGTCGACAACCTTAATATATTAGTGGCAAAACTTCCGGTTATTTTTCCATTTTCCCGTAGATTTTGTTGCGTGCTTTCCAGCACCACCTTTAAATATCAGGATTGATTATTTATTAACTTTCCGGAAGCGTATCTTCTATAGTTACTGGTATGTAAAGTTCAGTAATCCAGGCTGCCGGGTTGGGGTTGTCTTCAGGTCCTACTACATAAATTTCAAAGGGATAACTGTTTTGGGCAGGTGTGAAGTTGTTTTTTACTAAATATGCTTCAGTAGCATTCCAGGCTTCTTTTAGATTTTTATAATCTCCTTTTAAAGTGGTTTTAATAACACTATATGAAGGCATAAAACCACAAAGAATGGTGCTGTCTTCTGCAACTATTATCTGTGAAGTTGTAGGTATTCCACTAGAAATAATAGCGCTATTATTGTTTATATCTTTTGAATTATAGATGGTTAATGGTTTTCCTGAAATAGTGATGTTATTTCCTTCCATATATCTGTGTACCTGCGGAATCATTTCTTTTATTTTTCCACGGGCTGCATCAATGGTAGTAGATGTGGTTACATACATGTAGAACCCGCCGCTGTATTGTGTGATTCCATCTGTTTTAATAGTATAAACCTGCATATCTTCTAAAACACTTTCGTCTAAAGAAGTTAAGCCAGATTTATACATCGTACGCATATCTGCGTCAAAATCGTAACTCATTAAGGTGAAGTACGCTTTATCCATTAAAGTATGTTCTCCTCTAATGCCCCAGGTAACTTTAGTGCCACCGTCTACTTGCTCAAACTGCCAATAGACATGAGCATTACGTTCACCCGCAGGTGTTATAAATGTTATGTCCTGCTCTAATCGTTGATTTTCTATAACTGAAGTAGTTCGCATAGAACCGTCAACTTCTTCGCCATTCCAACTGTAACTAGCACCTTCACCGCTTGTTTTTTCGGGATAGTTAAAGACCATTGTAGGATCTTCTTTTTTCCAGGGTCCCCAGTTTTCCCAGGATTTATAATCATTAACTTTATTAAAGACCAGATCTATAGGAGCTTTAATTATTTGAGTCTCTTCAATCTCGTAGTTGCCGTCTTTAGTTGCAAAAAAAATAGCTCCTGCTATAAATAGGATTAGCAGGAGAAAGAATAAATATTTTAAAATTTTCATTTAGCGGGTTTGAATTCAAATTTAACAATTAAATATGATTTGATATTTAATTATTAGGAGATTACTACACTGGTTCTTATTCCTTTAAATAATATTTTATAGCAAATAGGATAAGTACAAAACCTACAAAACCAATTAAAATCCAATAACTGCCCTTGTATTCTTTTTTATGCAGCTTGTTATCTTTGCGATAGCTCATAAACACAAATGCGATAAATGCTACAAAAAATAGTGCTGCAAAAATTAATTGACCGGTACTGAACATTTTAAATTATTTTAAACAATTTACTAAGTTTAATTTTGTTTTTAAGCACTAAACTTAGCTTACTCATCGAGTATGTTGTATTAGTGAATCAAAATTAAGCCTTTATAACAGAAATAGAGATGAAAAAAAGATTAGCTGCAGTACACGAATTTCATAGCGCATTTGGTTTAGGAATTAATGATGAGCCTAAAGCAGATTTAGGTGAACAAAAAAACATGCTTAGATTTAACCTAATGAAGGAAGAAAATGAAGAGTATCTCAAAGCCGCGCAGGCAAATGATTTAATTGAAGTCGCAGATGCTTTAGGTGATATGCTTTATATACTATGTGGCACCATACTCGAGCACGGTATGCAGTATAAAATAGAAGAAGTTTTTAATGAAATACAGCGTAGTAATATGAGTAAGTTAGGCGCTAATGGAAAGCCTATTTATAGAGAAGATGGAAAAGTGCTCAAAGGACCAAACTATTTTAAACCTAACATTAAAGAAATACTCAACAAGTAATCGATTCAAATGAGTTTTATTCTCCGTTTTTAAAGGCTAAATTCGCAGCCTATGAGTGCAATTAATTATGTTTCGGTAGAATCTATCGCTAAAGCTTTTGGAGAAAAAGTATTGTTTAATGATTTATCATTTGGTATCAATGAGGGGCAGAAGATAGGTCTGGTGGCTAAAAATGGTACCGGTAAGACTTCTATGTTAGATATTTTAGCAGGGGCTGAAAATCCAGACAGTGGTCAGGTGATTTTTCGTAAAGGTATTAAAGTAGCTTTTCTTCCGCAGGAGCCTAACCTTGACCCTGCATTAACTGTTGAAGAAACCATCTTTGATAGTGATAATGAGATTTTAAAAGTAATTTCAGATTACGAGCATGCGCTTCAGAATATGGATGATGGTGATGCGTATCAAAAGGCATTTGATCAAATGGAAGTGCATCAAGCCTGGGATTTTGAAACGCAGTACAAGCAAATTTTATTTCAGCTTAAGTTAGACGATTTAGATCGTAAGGTTGAAAAGTTAAGTGGAGGTCAAAAGAAGCGCTTGGCACTTGCCAATATGCTATTGAGTAAACCAGATTTACTCATTCTTGATGAGCCAACTAACCACCTAGATTTAGAGATGATAGAGTGGCTTGAGCAGTTTTTTGCAAAAGAGAACTTCACCTTATTTATGGTTACTCACGACCGCTACTTTTTAGAACGTGTGTGTAACGAAATTATTGAACTAGACGAGGGTAAGCTTTATAGTTATAAAGGTAATTATGCCTATTATCTAGA
The sequence above is a segment of the Leeuwenhoekiella sp. MAR_2009_132 genome. Coding sequences within it:
- a CDS encoding DUF1328 domain-containing protein, whose translation is MKRFTLPFLIIALITGIYGFGGFNLWATEAARVLFLISADLFVVSLFAKFLFKNNQDQIAQRVKS
- the lpxK gene encoding tetraacyldisaccharide 4'-kinase, which codes for MKNARKILWPFAIPYDGVTRLRNYLFDQSFFDSYSYDFPVIGIGNLSTGGTGKSPMTEYVVSLLKDTYCTATLSRGYGRDTKGYLEVTPDLQASDTGDEPLQFARKFRDVRVAVCEDRVVGISKLRDSLPQPELIVLDDVYQHRKVKPGLLILLTAFDDLFYNDFVLPAGNLRESRQGADRADCVVVTKCPQNLSIEKQQEIQKKISIYTDATVYFATINYGKPQSKTGVVRWDVFNKKQITVVTGIAKPKPFLKYLDKEYLSYTHLQFADHHNFSDDELKKLDEYPVILTTEKDFVRLNGKLNKAALFYIPITFNFHRNTEEFNRLILNFAQSNSVRE
- a CDS encoding zinc ribbon domain-containing protein, with the translated sequence MAKKTEATVEEKLRALYDLQLIHSRVDTIRNVRGELPLEVEDLEDEVAGLNTRLEKLGGELGLIDDQIKAKKILIDESKASIKKYTEQQKNVRNNREYNSLSKEIEFQELEIQLAEKNIREYRAQIEQKNAVIDQTKERVGERQKHLKHKKQELDAILAETEKEEQALLSQSEAFENSIDERLVKAYNRIRSNVRNGLAIVAIERGASGGSFFTIPPQVQVEIAGRKKIITDEHSGRILVDEELAREEQEKMEAIFSKI
- a CDS encoding response regulator, with the translated sequence MKKKMFFDKRLVVIFLLFSLISFGQRPGNNENERNIKIDSLIIDAVNLIGASNFTESVKKLEEARYLAQKIDNKSRAATASQLLSNVYLKQGEFDKANIEIRDAIITHQELKETDQLGKDYLYYSQILIKTNDSQRALPFLEQAETILIGSRDKGVTDDLASAYLYHGNILQELKKPEEALPKYENALALLLDQKKKNYFVIARIYIQSSRAYESLLSTEKSLDYAKKAHELSISNNFPQIELDALALLSTIYSNSKDYEKAFTYLNTYNQKRQTYFGDNGSNTKALTIRNALLSEIDPADYNPARLVQANKITTVLIIALFTILCLLALSLYKNNNLRAKANELLQAKNAELIIAKENAEKASVVKAQFLSTITHELRTPMYAVTGLTHLLLSENPTAEQKKHLDSLKFSGEYLLSLINNILDLNKLEADKVEVEKATFNLRKRVDDVLFALERSAQEKGNKLILEYDNAIPEQIVGDPLMMSQILINLIGNGNKFTRDGSIFVRINQISKNETQTYLHFEIEDTGEGISKKKQKDIFQNFTQGSVQINRKFGGTGLGLSIVKRLLNLQKSKIELESTLGKGSKFFFDIKYALPLSKDKEPEERVYEIDYESLKGRKILVVEDNKINQMITRKILEKNFMECDVADNGEIAIEKVRFETYDLVLMDIHMPGISGIEATEKIREFNKDLPILALTAVTIDENIDDFYLAGFNDIIPKPYKIEEFFSKIHNALKRKNVIL
- the gap gene encoding type I glyceraldehyde-3-phosphate dehydrogenase: MSKIKIGINGFGRIGRRLFRLLYDHPLIEVIAINDRADGATLAHLLKYDSIHGIFKKDISFSSGKLRVDNKEISLYQFSEPKNIPWLSHNLDLVVESTGKFKTYDLLEGHLKAGAPKVILSVPAADDRIKTIVLGVNDNLITGDELIISNASCTTNNAAPMIKVVNDLCGVKQAYITTVHSYTTDQSLHDQPHPDLRRARAAGLSIVPTTTGAAKALTKIFPELSNVIGGCGIRVPVPNGSLTDVTLNVARDTTIEEINEAFKKASETYLKGILEYTTVPLVSIDIVGNENSCILDSQMTSVIGNLVKLIGWYDNETGYSARIIDLIIKISRKS
- the lipA gene encoding lipoyl synthase — translated: MITETIAAPVRTPKPKWLRVKLPTGKKYTELRSLVDKYDLHTICTSGSCPNMGECWSEGTATFMILGNVCTRSCGFCGVKTGRPDTLDWEEPEKVARSIKLMNIKHAVITSVDRDDLKDMGSIMWAETVKAIRRMNPNTTLETLIPDFQGNERNIDRIIEVSPEVVSHNMETVKRLTREVRIQAQYERSLGVLKYLKDNGIRRTKSGIMLGLGETEEEVLQVMRDLRSANVDIVTIGQYLQPSKKHLPVKQFITPDQFKKYEVLGLEMGFRHVESGALVRSSYKAQKHLL
- a CDS encoding Nif3-like dinuclear metal center hexameric protein, translating into MIINEVIKALEEFAPLAYAEDFDNVGLLLGDKNKEVSGILVALDTLEKTVDTAIAKNCNFIVSFHPIVFSGLKKITGKNYVERVVLKAIKNDIAIYAIHTALDNMPHGVSKGMCDALNLINRKILIPKKGVIKKLTTYVPEAEIEHVRNALFNAGAGNIGNYDSCSFNTSGVGTFTGNANSNPTKGNRGEFQKENEIQLHVTFEARLESKILQTLFNAHSYEEVAYEVTTLDNINQNIGMGMLGELPEAMNALPFLQLVSKNFNAKGVRHSMLLDKPIKKVAVLGGSGSFAIDAAISSGADALITADLKYHQFYQAENKLILVDIGHYESEQFTKNILTDFLTKKFTNFAVVLEDENTNPIKYL